The following are encoded in a window of Fulvia fulva chromosome 7, complete sequence genomic DNA:
- a CDS encoding Mitochondrial import inner membrane translocase subunit tim16 produces the protein MAHRIISQVVLTGARVFGRAFAEAYKQASASQKYAASQAGNPTAANTLSSSGLTLSEACQILNVSPPKSGQADVQKIHAQFKRLFDMNDPKKGGSFYLQSKVLRARERIELEVREAQAAKEREEEIRHGWRPKLYRD, from the exons ATGGCGCATCGTATCATCAGTCAGGTCGTC TTGACCGGCGCAAGAGTATTCGGGAGAGCGTTCGCAGAGGC ATATAAGCAAGCCTCAGCATCACAA AAATACGCAGCATCGCAAGCTGGCAACCCGACAGCGGCGAATACCCTCTCCTCCTCAGGCCTCACCTTATCCGAAGCCTGCCAGATTCTGAACGTCTCACCACCTAAATCTGGGCAGGCAGACGTCCAGAAGATCCACGCGCAGTTCAAGCGCCTATTCGACATGAACGACCCGAAGAAAGGAGGATCGTTCTATCTACAAAGTAAAGTGTTACGAGCGCGAGAACGGATAGAGCTGGAGGTACGTGAAGCACAGGCAGCTAAAGAGCGGGAGGAAGAGATACGGCATGGCTGGAGGCCGAAGCTATACAGGGATTGA